A window of the Schlesneria paludicola DSM 18645 genome harbors these coding sequences:
- a CDS encoding PSD1 and planctomycete cytochrome C domain-containing protein, producing the protein MTRIGHIRQGLLVLSCLSMLISCNGFAAAADGLVSFNRDVRPILADKCIHCHGPDATTRKAELRLDTAEGVLHGKAPAVIPGKPGDSPLVQRITSTDESEIMPPPESKKTLTDTQKEILKRWVEQGGNYQKHWAFETIRQPQPPEHPNATNTIDRFLNRQLQAAGLLTQPDAARETLIRRVSFTLTGLPPTLNEQEEFRADAAPGAYERMIDRYLASPRYGEEMAKHWLDVARYADTHGLHLDNERQMWAYRDWVIKAFNDNLPFDQFTIWQVAGDLLPNPTTEQLVATGFNRCNVTSSEGGSINDELLYRYAVERTTAVAQVWLGLTAGCAVCHDHKYDPITTKEFYSLYAFFNSAADPAMDGNTNVTAPFMKLPQQKQMATATHAAKVEQDSREWIETIVADTAYVDPAESTSPVARKPVRDVLFDDIFPLGAAIRSSSRNPIDWITDPKFHAASGRRVIRQAFGAAYNDQVEFKLAPLVIPEEAAFEFSIRVEAADPPTSISFGDTGGKSVTWTKADNSLARAGETPSKIEHGVWNKITILASDLGLKAGDRLNGIKFTQTGGIAYWDAVVLTGQSVPANDPLESVSVWRKSLGNKAPPDLPGELNPIIQAGPEKVLSPDELAKLRRYYLGFVARPQNDEIASARSAWETARTAKVVAEDSAPGTFIYKDIDKPRESFVMVRGQYDKKGDPVEPAVPVVLPAIAKPAPDARLNRLDLAKWLVAPENPLTARVTVNRLWQQVFGTGLVKTSFDFGTQGAVPSHPELLDWLASEYRASGWNTKNLVKLLLVSDAFRRQTRLTPDVKAADIENRLYARGPRLRLDAEQVRDNVLFVSGLIDLTMGGRGVRPYQPANIWEPVGYSDSNTRYYLQDHGESLYRRSIYVFLKRTAPPPFMSNFDAPNREQVCTVRERSNTPLQALQLMNDIQHFEAARALAERALSEGGKTTAERLTFLYQIVLSRLPSSDEIQLLTGAFDKQLALFSNDPQAAHLAIHVGESKPKGIASEAETAAWTMISNLILNTDEALNRN; encoded by the coding sequence ATGACGCGGATTGGTCACATACGACAGGGGCTGCTCGTCCTGAGCTGCCTCAGCATGCTTATTTCGTGCAATGGGTTCGCCGCAGCAGCAGATGGATTGGTCTCATTCAACCGTGACGTCCGTCCCATACTGGCGGACAAATGCATTCATTGTCACGGACCCGATGCCACGACCCGCAAGGCCGAACTCCGTCTGGACACCGCCGAAGGTGTTTTGCACGGCAAGGCTCCCGCTGTGATCCCTGGAAAACCAGGCGACAGCCCACTGGTTCAGCGTATCACCTCGACCGATGAATCAGAAATCATGCCCCCGCCAGAATCGAAGAAGACGCTCACCGACACCCAAAAAGAGATTCTGAAGCGGTGGGTGGAACAAGGGGGCAACTACCAGAAGCACTGGGCTTTCGAGACGATCCGCCAGCCGCAACCGCCGGAACATCCGAACGCAACCAATACCATTGATCGATTTTTGAACCGCCAATTGCAGGCGGCCGGACTGTTGACACAGCCAGACGCCGCTCGCGAGACGCTCATTCGACGAGTGTCCTTCACACTGACCGGATTGCCGCCCACCCTCAATGAACAGGAAGAATTTCGCGCCGATGCCGCACCAGGTGCCTATGAACGAATGATCGACCGCTACCTGGCGTCGCCACGCTACGGTGAAGAGATGGCCAAACATTGGCTCGACGTCGCGCGCTACGCCGATACGCATGGCCTGCATCTCGACAACGAGCGGCAAATGTGGGCCTATCGTGATTGGGTGATCAAAGCATTCAACGACAACCTGCCATTCGATCAGTTCACGATCTGGCAAGTTGCCGGTGATCTGCTCCCCAATCCTACGACCGAACAACTGGTGGCGACGGGGTTCAATCGCTGCAATGTCACATCCAGCGAAGGTGGTTCGATTAACGACGAACTTCTCTATCGCTATGCCGTGGAACGGACGACCGCGGTCGCGCAAGTTTGGCTCGGCCTGACCGCCGGATGCGCCGTCTGTCACGATCACAAATACGATCCGATCACGACGAAAGAGTTTTACTCGCTGTACGCGTTCTTCAACAGCGCTGCTGACCCGGCAATGGATGGCAACACCAACGTCACCGCCCCCTTCATGAAACTGCCCCAGCAGAAGCAAATGGCCACGGCGACGCATGCGGCGAAAGTGGAACAGGATTCTCGCGAATGGATCGAGACCATTGTGGCCGACACCGCCTATGTTGATCCCGCCGAGTCCACATCCCCTGTGGCTCGGAAACCGGTTCGAGACGTCTTGTTCGACGACATCTTTCCCCTCGGGGCAGCAATTCGAAGTTCGTCGCGAAACCCAATCGACTGGATCACCGATCCCAAATTCCATGCGGCGTCGGGACGGCGTGTCATTCGGCAAGCATTCGGTGCCGCCTACAACGACCAGGTGGAGTTCAAACTTGCTCCGCTCGTCATCCCCGAAGAGGCCGCGTTCGAATTCTCGATTCGTGTCGAAGCGGCCGATCCTCCCACGTCGATCAGTTTCGGTGATACCGGCGGAAAGAGTGTGACTTGGACGAAGGCCGACAACAGCCTTGCCCGCGCGGGCGAGACGCCGTCAAAAATTGAACATGGAGTTTGGAATAAGATCACGATCCTCGCCTCGGACTTGGGCTTGAAGGCCGGAGATCGACTGAACGGAATCAAATTTACGCAAACCGGTGGCATCGCGTATTGGGACGCGGTCGTACTGACGGGGCAGTCGGTTCCCGCCAATGATCCGCTGGAATCCGTTTCCGTCTGGCGAAAAAGTTTGGGAAATAAGGCCCCTCCCGACTTGCCCGGCGAACTCAACCCCATCATCCAGGCCGGCCCCGAGAAGGTATTGTCGCCGGACGAGCTGGCAAAGCTGCGTCGATATTACCTGGGATTCGTCGCTCGTCCCCAGAACGACGAAATCGCGTCCGCTCGCAGCGCCTGGGAAACCGCTCGGACCGCCAAGGTCGTCGCTGAAGATTCAGCACCAGGAACGTTTATCTACAAAGACATCGACAAACCTCGCGAGTCATTCGTGATGGTTCGCGGCCAATATGACAAAAAGGGAGACCCCGTCGAACCTGCCGTGCCCGTCGTTCTGCCTGCGATTGCCAAGCCAGCGCCAGACGCACGCCTGAATCGTCTGGATCTCGCCAAGTGGCTTGTCGCCCCTGAAAATCCACTCACCGCGCGCGTTACGGTCAATCGACTTTGGCAGCAGGTGTTTGGAACGGGTCTGGTCAAAACCAGTTTTGACTTCGGGACGCAAGGGGCCGTTCCCAGTCATCCAGAACTGCTCGACTGGCTGGCCTCCGAATACCGTGCTTCGGGCTGGAACACGAAGAACCTTGTCAAACTACTGCTTGTCTCGGATGCGTTTCGGCGGCAAACACGACTGACTCCTGACGTCAAGGCGGCTGATATCGAAAACCGCCTGTATGCGCGGGGGCCCCGCTTGCGGCTTGACGCCGAACAGGTCCGAGACAACGTCTTGTTCGTGAGCGGGTTGATCGACCTGACGATGGGGGGCCGCGGTGTCCGGCCCTACCAACCGGCAAATATCTGGGAGCCTGTCGGCTATTCGGATAGCAATACCCGCTATTACCTGCAAGACCATGGTGAGTCGCTTTATCGTCGTAGCATTTACGTCTTCTTGAAACGGACGGCACCCCCGCCGTTCATGTCGAACTTTGACGCCCCCAACCGCGAACAGGTTTGCACCGTCCGCGAACGCAGCAACACACCGCTGCAGGCACTGCAACTGATGAATGACATCCAGCACTTCGAGGCCGCACGAGCTTTGGCTGAACGGGCACTCTCTGAAGGGGGCAAGACAACCGCCGAACGACTCACGTTTCTGTATCAGATCGTGTTGTCGCGCCTTCCTTCGTCCGACGAAATCCAACTGTTGACGGGGGCGTTCGACAAGCAGCTCGCCTTGTTCTCCAATGATCCCCAAGCCGCTCATCTGGCCATTCATGTTGGTGAATCGAAGCCCAAGGGCATTGCGTCCGAAGCCGAGACTGCCGCATGGACGATGATCTCAAATCTGATTCTGAATACCGACGAAGCGTTGAATCGGAATTGA
- a CDS encoding sulfatase has protein sequence MRLNSVCICALFVASGLFSSDLLQAAENAKSDRPNVLLMIVDDLGKTDIVVDGSTFYETPHLDGLAKSGVRMTNFYSAHPVCSPTRAALMTGKVPQRLGITDWIHPGSGIVLPPSETTLGEAFQQQGYQTAYLGKWHLGEDDASLPTKHGFEWIKGVNRGGSPGSYYFPFHQHVNKPSILDVPDFGSVDESSYLTDVLTTAAIEFLHQRDTRRPFFACLGHYSIHTPIQPPKDLPQKYRDKAEDFFSVSDTPTRPAPFGSTSRGRQDDPNYAAMIENLDQNIGRILTTLEELGQRQNTIVVFTSDNGGLCTMGTNRKVGPTCNLPWRAGKGWTYEGGIRIPTYISWPSGLKPSTCDVPSYSADLYPTLLELCGLPLQPTQHLDGRSLTGAFRGQADENLKKRSIGWYYPHDHGSGHKASAAIQRESWKLIHYLESQTSELYNLVNDPEESNNLSMTEPERMKTMLAELKRWIDETKAK, from the coding sequence ATGCGTCTCAATTCCGTTTGCATCTGTGCGCTATTTGTCGCCAGTGGATTGTTCTCGTCAGACTTGCTGCAGGCGGCAGAGAATGCGAAGTCCGATCGCCCGAACGTATTGCTCATGATTGTTGATGATTTGGGGAAAACGGACATCGTCGTCGATGGCTCGACGTTCTATGAAACACCTCATCTGGATGGATTAGCAAAATCCGGAGTACGGATGACGAACTTCTACTCTGCTCACCCCGTCTGCTCGCCGACGCGGGCTGCGCTCATGACCGGAAAAGTGCCACAGCGTCTGGGAATCACGGACTGGATTCATCCTGGCTCGGGAATTGTGCTTCCTCCAAGTGAAACGACCTTGGGAGAGGCCTTTCAGCAACAGGGCTATCAGACGGCGTATCTGGGTAAATGGCATCTGGGCGAGGATGACGCCAGCCTGCCGACCAAGCATGGCTTTGAGTGGATCAAGGGCGTGAACCGAGGGGGATCACCTGGTTCGTACTATTTTCCGTTTCATCAACACGTCAACAAGCCTTCGATTCTGGATGTTCCAGATTTCGGCTCGGTCGATGAGTCGTCGTATTTGACCGACGTGTTGACGACGGCCGCCATCGAGTTTCTGCACCAGCGCGACACACGGCGGCCCTTCTTCGCGTGCCTGGGGCATTATTCAATTCACACCCCGATTCAACCGCCAAAAGATCTGCCGCAAAAGTATCGAGACAAGGCAGAGGACTTCTTTTCTGTTTCGGACACACCGACACGGCCCGCGCCATTTGGCTCGACGTCGCGCGGTCGGCAGGATGACCCCAACTATGCGGCCATGATTGAGAACTTGGATCAGAATATCGGTCGTATCCTGACGACGCTCGAAGAGCTGGGTCAGCGGCAGAATACGATCGTCGTGTTCACGTCCGACAATGGTGGATTGTGTACAATGGGGACGAATCGGAAGGTGGGCCCCACCTGCAATTTGCCGTGGCGCGCAGGAAAGGGATGGACGTACGAAGGAGGAATTCGCATTCCGACATACATTTCGTGGCCGAGCGGTCTTAAGCCTTCGACCTGCGATGTACCGAGTTACTCTGCAGACCTCTACCCCACCTTGCTTGAGCTTTGTGGGCTTCCATTGCAGCCGACACAGCATTTGGATGGACGGTCACTGACCGGTGCCTTCCGCGGACAAGCGGATGAAAATCTGAAAAAGCGTTCGATCGGTTGGTACTATCCTCACGACCACGGTTCGGGCCACAAAGCGTCTGCGGCAATCCAACGCGAATCCTGGAAGTTGATTCACTACCTAGAGAGTCAGACTTCGGAACTCTACAATCTTGTGAACGACCCTGAAGAATCCAACAATCTGAGTATGACCGAGCCAGAACGAATGAAGACGATGCTGGCCGAACTGAAACGCTGGATTGATGAGACGAAGGCGAAGTAG
- a CDS encoding SGNH/GDSL hydrolase family protein, which produces MQSSTHPWQFVFLALLLATVRTLAAEPEQESKSVATNALSTSRLILPETIPAVVGIECNLYFDNVVLTALPGRLLFDVVCAKGRQQSERWTWVPTEADVGAHPLELIVRDEANRKLISARCIVQVAAANRGTGKSLTVLMIGDSLTHASTYPQRVVERSESSAGPKVVLVGSHTPKPENPMLRHEGYGGWTAKRFVTHYTETARTGEYAKRGSPFLYKPENEAPRLDFTAYCRDVNEGRFPDVATIFLGPNDTFSFDDDTIEAGVDEMLKYLDQLVEMLQTASPSTKISLMLPVPPAASQDAFGSNYGSGQTRWQYRRNQHRVVERMFERYGRAQPGTAKVNPLRLIPTYLGLDCVNNYPTEQVAANGTTDIKITRQSNGVHPAGAGYQQIGDIVFAWLKNEMPD; this is translated from the coding sequence TTGCAATCCAGCACGCATCCATGGCAGTTTGTGTTCCTGGCGTTACTTCTGGCGACAGTCAGAACGCTTGCGGCAGAACCGGAACAGGAATCAAAATCCGTCGCCACGAATGCATTGTCGACATCTCGACTGATCCTTCCCGAAACCATTCCGGCCGTCGTGGGGATCGAATGCAATCTCTATTTTGACAATGTGGTCCTGACAGCTCTACCGGGACGCCTTCTCTTTGATGTCGTCTGTGCCAAAGGGCGTCAACAATCAGAACGTTGGACATGGGTGCCCACTGAGGCTGATGTCGGGGCGCATCCGCTGGAGCTGATCGTTCGAGACGAAGCCAATCGCAAACTCATTTCTGCCCGCTGCATCGTTCAAGTTGCTGCGGCCAATCGCGGTACTGGAAAAAGTTTAACCGTCTTAATGATTGGTGATAGTCTGACACATGCGTCAACGTACCCGCAACGCGTCGTCGAACGCAGCGAGTCGTCTGCGGGGCCCAAAGTCGTCCTCGTGGGATCGCATACGCCGAAGCCCGAAAACCCGATGCTTCGCCATGAAGGTTACGGTGGTTGGACTGCGAAGCGATTTGTGACTCATTACACCGAAACCGCGAGGACGGGCGAGTACGCCAAACGGGGAAGCCCGTTTCTGTACAAACCTGAGAACGAGGCGCCGCGGCTCGATTTCACGGCGTACTGCCGTGATGTCAACGAGGGGCGTTTTCCTGACGTGGCCACGATCTTTCTGGGGCCGAATGACACATTTTCATTTGATGACGACACGATCGAGGCCGGCGTCGACGAGATGTTGAAGTACCTCGATCAGCTCGTCGAAATGCTGCAGACGGCGAGCCCCTCGACGAAGATCAGTCTGATGCTACCGGTGCCACCTGCCGCCAGCCAGGATGCCTTCGGCTCGAACTACGGCAGCGGTCAAACGCGATGGCAGTATCGCCGCAACCAGCATCGTGTCGTGGAACGTATGTTCGAGCGATATGGTCGCGCGCAACCGGGTACTGCCAAAGTGAATCCATTGCGCCTCATCCCGACGTATCTCGGACTCGACTGCGTCAATAACTATCCGACAGAGCAAGTGGCTGCGAATGGAACGACCGATATCAAGATCACGCGTCAGTCGAATGGCGTGCATCCCGCGGGGGCGGGCTACCAGCAAATTGGCGATATCGTGTTCGCCTGGCTGAAAAACGAAATGCCAGACTGA
- a CDS encoding DUF1553 domain-containing protein, which translates to MRVRVCGLLAVGWIALANVSYGDEGGDDAFFESKIRPLLVAKCQECHGSDKPKAGLQLDSREAILAGGESGPAAISGKPDESLLMDVIGYRNSIQMPPKSKLPDAEIAVLTEWVRRGLPWPNSKPSTPSAAPSSTPTEFTDEQKAFWAFQPVKRVAPPVVQNESWIRSPIDRFVLAELSAKGLSPARETDRRTLLRRVTLDLIGLPPTPDEVADFVADQSPDALERVVDRLLASPHYGERWARHWLDIARYADSNGLDENLAYANAFQYRDYVVRAMRDDKPYHRFLVEQIAGDLLPPAGHGSSLAASSAPGAFDPLIATGFLSLGAKMLAEDDPVKMQMDIIDEQVDTIARAVMGLTMGCARCHDHKFDPLTAEDYYGLAGVFKSTQTMDTFTVVARWHERPLASAEQIKARDELQQIASAAKQSVEKLRTEQTEAILADARSNVGAYIIAATREVELARVLSVSKPRGPSPAAREIPGAILIEAEEFVRGNVLRDRDNYGKEIGVIVNRGDAPNFVEYDIEVARAGMYQLELRYAAVTARPTKLFVNRNLVKTDAASQATGSWTPDGQAWFVEAFVTLNAGQNVIRLEHPRMFPHIDKILMTPFEGAASLSSELSEIAASAESSNGSPLMSSLTLQWRKAVDAAKSDPKSILTAWQQYLKQKSLTVDASLPENGVARLLGDSQPTSLIELKSRYQRLFAESTQAWTALKATDAGKDVAALPDPVLESARQLLIDPKGPFAVPADIEVAFSPVAAEQLRLRREELARHEAAVPKFTEVMAVAETAPEKLKIHLRGSHLTLGREVSRQIPKILAGSGPREFTEGSGRLQLARWLASPEHPLTARVMVNRLWQWHFGFGLVRTPDNFGRLGERPSHPELLDWLASRFSRQDDELDANPNAWSLKSTHRMLIGSSAYRQSTEFNDHAALVDPENRLLWRFHRQRMDVEVLRDSLLALSGRLDETPGGTLLPTRNREYVTSTANVNPAIYGSPRRSIYLPVVRSALFQVFTAFDFADPSTLAGQRDQTTVAPQALFMMNSAFVLEQSQTLAQTLLARSDLDKTGRIQQLYELVFSRRATDAEVTRGLGYVDRLRAAMTESGIDSAEIESRVWTSLCRAVLSANEFVYVD; encoded by the coding sequence ATGCGAGTTAGGGTATGTGGCCTGCTGGCAGTCGGCTGGATCGCTTTGGCGAATGTGTCTTACGGGGACGAAGGGGGCGACGACGCGTTCTTCGAATCGAAGATCCGTCCGCTATTGGTGGCGAAGTGTCAAGAGTGCCACGGAAGCGACAAACCGAAAGCCGGGTTACAGCTCGACTCGCGCGAGGCGATTCTCGCTGGGGGCGAGAGCGGGCCTGCCGCCATCAGCGGCAAGCCCGACGAATCGCTCTTGATGGATGTGATTGGCTATCGCAACTCGATTCAAATGCCACCGAAGTCCAAGTTACCGGACGCAGAAATCGCGGTTCTCACGGAATGGGTTCGCCGCGGATTGCCCTGGCCAAATTCAAAGCCTTCGACACCTTCGGCCGCCCCCAGTTCCACGCCGACGGAATTTACGGACGAACAAAAAGCATTCTGGGCGTTTCAGCCGGTAAAGCGCGTTGCCCCACCCGTCGTCCAAAATGAATCTTGGATTCGTTCCCCCATCGATCGATTTGTGTTGGCGGAGCTGAGTGCTAAGGGTTTGTCGCCCGCACGCGAAACCGATCGCCGGACGCTTTTACGGCGAGTGACATTGGACCTGATCGGCCTGCCACCCACACCGGACGAGGTCGCCGACTTTGTGGCCGATCAATCGCCCGACGCACTCGAACGGGTGGTCGACCGGCTACTGGCGTCGCCCCACTATGGTGAACGCTGGGCGCGTCACTGGCTGGACATTGCGCGGTACGCCGATTCCAACGGCCTGGACGAAAATCTGGCGTATGCCAACGCATTCCAATATCGCGACTATGTCGTTCGCGCGATGCGTGACGACAAACCCTATCACCGATTTCTGGTCGAGCAGATTGCGGGGGATCTGCTTCCCCCTGCAGGTCACGGCTCGAGTCTGGCAGCGTCATCGGCACCTGGAGCATTTGATCCGCTAATTGCGACGGGATTCTTGAGCCTCGGAGCGAAAATGCTCGCCGAGGACGATCCGGTCAAGATGCAAATGGACATCATCGACGAACAGGTCGACACAATCGCGCGGGCTGTCATGGGGCTGACGATGGGCTGTGCTCGCTGTCACGACCACAAGTTTGATCCATTGACCGCCGAGGACTACTACGGTCTGGCAGGGGTTTTCAAGAGCACCCAGACGATGGACACGTTCACTGTCGTGGCCCGCTGGCACGAACGGCCACTGGCATCGGCGGAACAGATCAAGGCACGGGACGAACTTCAACAGATTGCCAGCGCTGCGAAACAATCGGTCGAGAAGCTCAGAACCGAACAGACCGAAGCGATCCTGGCGGATGCTCGCAGTAACGTGGGCGCGTACATCATTGCGGCCACGCGCGAAGTCGAACTCGCTCGCGTGCTAAGCGTCAGCAAGCCGCGCGGCCCCAGCCCCGCGGCACGAGAAATTCCGGGTGCGATTCTGATTGAAGCGGAAGAATTCGTGCGTGGAAACGTCTTAAGGGACCGCGACAATTACGGCAAAGAGATCGGAGTGATCGTCAATCGCGGCGACGCCCCCAATTTCGTCGAATACGACATCGAAGTGGCTCGCGCCGGGATGTATCAATTGGAATTGCGATACGCCGCAGTGACGGCTCGACCGACCAAGCTGTTCGTCAATCGAAATCTCGTGAAAACAGACGCAGCAAGCCAGGCGACTGGTTCGTGGACACCCGATGGACAGGCCTGGTTCGTCGAGGCCTTCGTCACGCTCAATGCAGGGCAGAACGTGATTCGTCTGGAGCATCCAAGGATGTTTCCACATATTGACAAAATCTTGATGACGCCGTTTGAAGGGGCGGCATCACTCTCAAGTGAACTCAGCGAAATAGCCGCCTCGGCAGAGAGCTCCAATGGCTCACCCTTGATGTCGTCATTGACATTGCAGTGGCGCAAGGCCGTCGACGCGGCCAAATCCGATCCCAAATCGATTCTGACTGCATGGCAGCAGTATCTCAAACAAAAGTCCCTGACGGTTGATGCGTCCCTGCCCGAAAATGGCGTTGCTCGATTGCTCGGCGACTCGCAACCGACATCGCTGATCGAACTCAAGTCGCGGTATCAGCGACTGTTCGCCGAATCAACGCAGGCATGGACGGCTTTGAAAGCAACGGATGCCGGAAAGGATGTCGCGGCGTTGCCCGACCCGGTACTCGAATCCGCACGCCAACTGCTGATCGACCCGAAGGGACCATTCGCGGTTCCAGCCGACATCGAAGTGGCGTTTTCACCGGTCGCGGCCGAGCAATTGCGATTGCGACGCGAAGAGCTTGCTCGTCACGAAGCAGCGGTCCCGAAATTCACGGAAGTGATGGCCGTTGCAGAGACCGCTCCTGAGAAGCTGAAGATTCATCTGCGCGGCAGCCACTTGACGCTTGGTCGCGAAGTGTCGCGACAGATCCCCAAGATCCTGGCTGGGTCGGGGCCGCGTGAGTTCACGGAAGGCAGCGGGCGGCTGCAACTGGCACGTTGGCTCGCAAGTCCTGAGCATCCGCTAACGGCGCGCGTCATGGTGAATCGCTTGTGGCAATGGCATTTTGGATTTGGGCTCGTGCGAACACCCGACAACTTTGGTCGTTTAGGTGAGCGTCCGTCTCATCCGGAGCTGCTGGATTGGCTAGCATCGCGATTCTCGCGGCAGGACGATGAGCTCGATGCGAACCCGAATGCCTGGAGCCTGAAGTCGACTCATCGAATGCTCATCGGATCTTCGGCCTACAGGCAGAGTACGGAATTCAATGATCATGCGGCACTCGTCGATCCTGAAAATCGGCTGCTATGGCGATTCCATCGCCAGCGGATGGATGTCGAGGTCTTACGAGATTCGCTGCTGGCACTGAGTGGCCGACTTGACGAGACTCCGGGTGGAACTCTGCTGCCGACACGAAATCGCGAGTACGTCACCAGCACGGCGAATGTGAACCCCGCCATTTACGGCAGCCCGCGCCGATCCATTTATCTACCCGTCGTTCGATCGGCGTTGTTTCAGGTCTTCACCGCGTTCGACTTCGCCGATCCAAGCACTTTGGCGGGCCAGCGTGACCAAACAACGGTGGCACCACAAGCCTTGTTCATGATGAATAGTGCGTTCGTGCTTGAGCAATCGCAGACTCTCGCACAAACGTTGTTGGCACGCAGCGATCTCGACAAGACGGGGCGCATTCAGCAACTCTACGAATTGGTATTCAGTCGTCGCGCAACGGATGCCGAAGTCACTCGAGGGCTTGGGTATGTTGATCGCTTGCGGGCGGCGATGACCGAATCTGGGATTGATTCCGCCGAGATCGAATCTCGGGTCTGGACAAGCCTTTGCCGAGCGGTGCTTTCCGCCAATGAATTTGTCTATGTTGACTAG
- a CDS encoding DUF1501 domain-containing protein gives MSRQSCHRFTTVYNRRDMLKVSAAGFGSLALAGLAGEEVRADAARANPLALKRPHFEPKAKRVIFLFMHGGPSQVDTFDYKPLLERDNGKPLPFAKPRVFSAPTGNLLKSPFNFKQYGESGAWVSDLFPHVAQKVDDLCIINGMHGSNSRHGGALLELHTGSDTFVRPSMGSWITYGLGTENQDLPGFITMCPTLTHGGVNAYSSAFLPAVYSGTPLGNASIPSDQAKIPFIENAEKQPSRLQRMELDLVREMNVDQLGLTGPDNTLESRIESFELAYRMQTAAPELQEIHDESEATQKMYGLDNAETRNFGRQCLMARRFIERGVRFVQCTHSYKWDQHGNLKADHTKNALEVDQPIAALLTDLKARGLLQDTLILWGGEFGRTPVAQGGDGRDHNPQGYTMWMAGAGVKPGIRYGKTDEYGYYAVEDKVHLHDLHATMLHLLGLNHLNLTYKYAGRDFRLTDVHGEIVHGILS, from the coding sequence ATGTCACGTCAGTCATGTCACCGCTTCACCACCGTCTACAATCGTCGAGACATGCTGAAGGTGAGTGCCGCCGGGTTTGGAAGTTTGGCACTAGCCGGTCTGGCAGGTGAAGAAGTCCGTGCCGACGCGGCACGCGCCAACCCGCTCGCATTGAAACGGCCGCATTTTGAGCCGAAGGCGAAGCGGGTCATTTTTCTGTTCATGCATGGCGGACCGTCACAGGTCGACACCTTCGACTATAAGCCGTTGTTGGAACGCGACAACGGCAAACCGCTGCCGTTTGCCAAACCTCGCGTGTTTTCAGCACCGACGGGGAATTTGCTGAAATCTCCATTCAACTTCAAACAGTACGGTGAAAGCGGAGCGTGGGTCAGTGATCTGTTCCCACATGTGGCGCAGAAAGTTGATGACTTGTGCATCATCAACGGGATGCATGGGTCAAACTCACGCCATGGTGGTGCACTTCTCGAATTGCACACAGGAAGCGACACCTTCGTCCGTCCCAGCATGGGGTCTTGGATCACTTACGGACTGGGTACCGAGAATCAGGATTTGCCGGGCTTCATCACAATGTGCCCCACGCTGACTCATGGCGGGGTGAATGCTTACAGCTCGGCGTTTTTGCCCGCCGTCTATTCGGGAACACCTCTCGGCAATGCCAGCATTCCATCGGATCAAGCAAAGATTCCCTTCATCGAAAACGCGGAAAAGCAACCATCGCGTCTGCAGCGAATGGAACTGGATCTGGTCCGCGAGATGAACGTCGATCAACTTGGACTGACCGGTCCGGATAACACCCTCGAGAGCCGGATCGAGTCGTTCGAACTGGCGTATCGCATGCAAACCGCCGCGCCCGAGCTTCAGGAGATTCACGACGAGTCTGAAGCGACGCAGAAAATGTACGGATTAGACAATGCCGAGACACGAAATTTCGGCAGGCAATGCTTGATGGCGCGCCGATTTATCGAGCGAGGTGTTCGGTTCGTGCAGTGCACTCACAGCTACAAATGGGACCAACATGGAAATCTGAAAGCGGACCACACCAAGAACGCACTCGAAGTCGATCAGCCGATTGCCGCACTGCTGACCGACCTCAAGGCGCGCGGGTTGTTACAGGACACATTGATTCTGTGGGGCGGTGAGTTTGGCCGCACGCCCGTCGCCCAAGGTGGAGATGGCCGCGATCACAACCCTCAGGGCTACACCATGTGGATGGCCGGTGCGGGAGTGAAACCTGGGATTCGCTACGGCAAGACGGACGAGTACGGATACTACGCAGTGGAGGACAAGGTCCACCTGCATGACCTGCATGCGACGATGCTGCATCTGCTGGGCCTGAACCATCTCAATCTGACGTACAAGTACGCGGGGCGGGACTTCCGTCTGACGGACGTTCACGGAGAAATCGTGCACGGAATTCTCTCGTGA